The Cinclus cinclus chromosome 3, bCinCin1.1, whole genome shotgun sequence genome has a window encoding:
- the LOC134042053 gene encoding LOW QUALITY PROTEIN: serine/threonine-protein phosphatase 4 regulatory subunit 3B-like (The sequence of the model RefSeq protein was modified relative to this genomic sequence to represent the inferred CDS: inserted 1 base in 1 codon), whose product MDQSAGSDPGDITMAEEHLRHLEGQSSRRTGQSGLLSCFSLVPFGYCCHSVAVTQELLEAEEEHLXEMGRRRRFMKLPTCELSSLGEIAELVTSVRLSRIREGKLALALRSQGYIAKLLQLFQLCEHLEYTQGLHLLFDIVRKILYLDKMILYKVMFSDDCIMDVAGCLEYDPCLAQPGFYRKTLTKAEKLQEAIPIKDPKLRQKLYQVSRAEYIRAIIMPNALGLEEGSLSTLNSFIRSSKEKILLQLQEDEELFSEVFAQLMNEATSVEQCCALMKFLKEMCAVSFTLPETRHEFPQTLAKLGFLPILEKLMGVDDLRVRSAATDILSDLVKFSPATVHEFVMQEARQSENDTQVIFEVIKQIICSPDPEFGGNRQLMEILCALIDPEKMMDTLSLLEIFEFLDIFYDRYIHVLTAPLLAHTSEEWYEIGNDNLNIFPFEGPDNYQTAEILASVLELLSFCVERHKYHMRIYMMNKDLLRRSLLLVKSKHKFLALCALRFMRRIIGLKDEIYNRYIALGNLFEPVVNAVLDNSNRCNLLNSALLELFEFIQKEDIQFLIAHIVENFSDALESAKYIHIFQGLKTKYEQEKDRPKEKANSAMFAKEATSFQVDEELQFSEDEQKAAAVPPASSNGSYPTSISLTTVVTVPKVGENFGGSSYPHRRLFEVFNNPDDKDDETPPKKRAR is encoded by the exons ATGGACCAATCAGCAGGCTCTGACCCAGGTGACATCACAATGGCTGAGGAACACCTGAGGCACTTggaggggcagagcagcagaaggacAGGGCAGAGTGGCCTCCTGTCCTGCTTCTCTCTTGTCCCCTTTGGGTACTGCTGTCACTCCGTGGCAGTCACCCAGGAGCTTCTTGAGGCAGAAGAGGAGCACC AAGAAATGGGTAGACGTAGGCGTTTCATGAAGCTGCCTACCTGTGAACTCTCCAGCCTTGGAGAGATTGCAGAGCTAGTGACCTCTGTTCGCCTCTCACGCATCCGTGAGGGAAAGCTAGCGCTGGCCTTGAGGAGTCAAGGCTATATTGCAAAGCTGCTACAGCTTTTCCAACTCTGTGAGCACTTAGAGTACACCCAAGGCTTGCATCTTCTGTTTGACATCGTGAGAAAAATTCTGTACCTGGACAAAATGATTCTGTATAAGGTGATGTTTTCTGACGACTGCATTATGGATGTTGCCGGATGCCTTGAGTACGATCCTTGTTTGGCTCAGCCAGGATTTTACAGGAAAACCTTGACCAAAGCAGAAAAGCTTCAGGAGGCTATTCCTATCAAAGACCCTAAACTCAGGCAAAAGCTCTACCAGGTGTCCAGGGCAGAGTACATTCGGGCCATCATCATGCCCAATGCGTTGGGTTTGGAAGAGGGTTCTCTTTCTACCCTCAATTCCTTTATCAGATCCAGCAAAGAGAAGATTTTACTTCAGCTGCAG GAGGATGAGGAAttgttttctgaagtttttGCACAATTAATGAACGAAGCTACATCTGTCGAGCAATGCTGTGCATTG ATGAAGTTTCTCAAGGAAATGTGTGCCGTGTCTTTCACATTACCTGAGACAAGACATGAATTTCCTCAGACTTTGGCAAAGTTGGGATTTCTTCCAATTCTTGAAAAGTTAATG GGAGTGGATGATCTGCGAGTTAGATCTGCTGCTACAGATATATTGTCTGATCTAGTAAAATTTAGTCCAGCCACAGTCCACGAATTTGTCATGCAAGAGGCCCGACAGAGTGAGAAT GATACCCAAGTCATCTTTGAGGTCATTAAGCAGATAATCTGTAGCCCCGACCCTGAATTTGGAGGCAACCGTCAGTTAATGGAGATTTTGTGTGCACTGATCGATCCAGAGAAAATGATGGACACACTTAGT cttttagaaatatttgaatttctCGATATCTTCTACGACCGCTACATTCATGTTCTCACTGCGCCACTTCTGGCTCATACCTCAGAAGAATGGTATGAAATAGGTAAtgacaatttaaatatttttccctttgaagGGCCTG ACAATTATCAAACAGCAGAAATACTTGCCTCCGTTTTGGAGCTGCTGTCCTTTTGTGTGGAACGGCACAAGTATCACATGAGGATTTATATGATGAACAAAGATCTCCTAAGAAGATCACTGCTCTTGGTGAAATCCAAACACAAATTTCTGGCCTTGT GTGCTCTGCGCTTTATGAGGAGGATAATTGGCCTGAAAGATGAAATTTATAACCGTTACATcgctctgggaaacctgtttgAACCAGTGGTAAATGCTGTGTTGGACAACAGCAATAGGTGCAACCTGCTCAACTCTGCCTTGCTGGAGCTGTTTGAATTTATCCAAAAG GAGGACATTCAGTTCCTTATTGCACATATAGTTGAGAACTTCTCTGATGCACTGGAATCTGCCAAATACATTCACATATTCCAGGGACTGAAGACAAAATATGAGCAAGAAAAAGACCGGCCAAAGGAGAAAGCAAACA GTGCGATGTTTGCCAAAGAAGCAACGAGCTTTCAGGTGGATGAAGAGCTGCAGTTCAGTGAAGATGAACAGAAGGCAgctgcagtgccaccagcaaGCTCCAATGGCTCCTATCCAACAAGCATAAGCCTGACCACAGTGGTGACAGTCCCCAAGGTGGGAGAGAACTTTGGTGGAAGCTCCTATCCTCAT AGACGTCTGTTTGAAGTATTTAAT